The Microbulbifer sp. TB1203 nucleotide sequence AGCAGCCAGTTGGCGGCGGTTACGAGAAGAAATACGGATATCGTGTCCTGGTGCGCGCGTTGCGAAACGAAGGTCCAGTGGTACTGCAGGCCATAGTTAACCGTGGCACCGAGCAGCGCGCCCACTGCGGTGGCCAGGGGTGCGTCTGCATGCAGCGTCATCAACAGCCCCATACCGGTGAAGTGCACCGCGGTGGCGGCCCCGCCGGAAACGAGAAAACGCAGCGGTCTTGTGCTGAGGGTCGACATCGAAACAATCACCTTTGCAGCTATTAACCCGGCGATCAGAGAGTTCGGTCCGGCCGCTGTCGCGGCGCCTCCGGCCCTGATCTATGGATTGTGGCGCCGGCCTTCGGCCGGCGGCTGCACTTCCCTGTGCCGCGCTGCTGACCCGGTCCTAACCGGGTTGACAGCGACAGCGCGAGATTAGGGAAACCGTCGCTAAAGAAATTTCAAGGAAATATCCAAATAAACGTCAGTCGAACTCGCGTTTTCCCGGTTTGGTTTTACAAAATTCGCGGCCGGCCAGCGGCCGCTCCTACGGTATCCCATCAGGGCGCCGCCAGTGGCGGTTGCCCTCCACTCTTGCCGCGCCGGCTATAGAAGCGCGGCGTTTCCCGAAGGTAGTCCCCGATTAGTCGGCGCGAAAGTGCGGCTGCATCGGCTTCCGCCAGTGGCTGGTCGTTGCGCGTGAAAAATCGACCGCGCTCATCGCTGGCCTTGGCCGACAGCACCAGTTTCAGGTCCTCGGCAATCAATGTGCTGCCGTGCCAGTCGCTGACAACCAGGTAGTCGTGGCGGTAATTTTTATCCAACAGGTCGTGGCCAAAGCTGACCTGCCGTTTGTCGATACCCTGCAACCGGCTCATGGCGGAGAGCAGGGTGATCGGCAGATCCACGTGGCTGGTCATGCGCTCGATCGTACGGGCCTTTTGCCCGGGAATATGCAGCACCAACGGCACTTTGACCTGCTGTTCCACGAAGGTGGAATTGTGCCCCCAACGGCCGTTCTCCATAAATTCCTCGCCGTGGTCGCCGGTGATCACCACGATGGTGTTGTCCAGCCTGCCACTCTCCTTCAGCGCGTGGAGTACCCTGGCGAACTGGGAGTCCAGATGGTGGCTGGCATTGATATAGCGAGCCTTGATACGTGAGATCTGGCTTTTGATATCCGTATCCAGGTAGTTGAAATCCTCCAGGTAGTCCGTCTCCAGCGCATTCTCCGCTGGAAATGAGTAGTTGGCATGTGTCGACTCAAAGAACATGAAACTGAAAAACGGTTGCTTCGCTGAATTTATAAAAGCGGTCAGCTTGCTGACATTCCTGATGTCCCGCTGCCAGGGGTCTCCCTCGTGATCGGAGTGCAACTGTTCGGAGGAGAAATTCCGGAAGACGGTGCGGTCGAATTCCGGATAGCTGAAACGTGCGCTGGTGTAGGCCATCAGCGAGTAGCTGTTTTTGCGCAGGGTTTCCAGCAACAGCGGCGGCCGCTCTGCGGGCAGTGCGTCGAACCAGTAGTTGCCGTGCAAGCCGTAGAACTGGCTGAACATACCCATGCGCGTGCCGTTGCCGCCGCTGTAGTGGTTGAGGAAATGGACATTGTCCCGGGCGAAGGCGTAGGTCTCCGGCATGATGCGCGGGTCCAGCATATCCGCGCGCCAGGATTCGGAGGTCAGCCAGACGATGTTGTAGGGCTTGTCCAGCACAATACTTTGGGCATCGACTGCCGGATAGGCGAACTTGCCTTTCCTGCGGCTGAGGGAACCGTCCAGTTCCGGACGCTTGCGCTCCACGCCCAGTTTGCTCAACAGCCCCTTGGCGGTGACTGGGGAATACCAGGGGATACGCTGTACGCTTTGCAGTATCTGCTGCTCACCGGTGTGGTCGGCGTAGGCGTAGATTCCTCCCTGTAGCAGGAACACCAGCGGCAGGACTGCGGCAGCGGCCCGCACCGGCCGCGTATTGGCGATCCGCGCTAGCGGCAGCCAGCGGACCAGCGCTGCGTAGACGGCCGCCACTGCCAGTACACGCAGGGCACTTGAGACATAAAAGGAGTTGCTGAAACCCAAGGCCTCCAGACCGCCGGGCGTTGAAATAATATTCCACACAAAGCCGTTGATATAGAAACCGTAGAGTGCGTAGATCTGGTAGTTGGCGTCGATGGCCAGCACGATTCCCACGGCGTAGAGGTGCAGCAGCGCCAGCAGGGAAAACCTGAGCCACCCCGGGCGGGTGGCCGAGGCGCCCCGCACCAGCAGCCAGGCGGGCAATGCCAGCAGTGCCGCCTGCGCGATGGTGGCAGCGGTAAAATAGCCGATCTGCACGGCGCCGCTCAGGGCTGGCAGGCCGTGCAGCATCAACAGTGCAAAACTGACGCACCACACCAGCAGCGGTATGCCCCGGAAATACGGAAGAGAGGAGTTTGACGGATTCATCGGCACAGCAGAACCTGTAGCAATTTGATGGCCGTCACCATAGGGGGGGGAAATTAAGTGAACCTTAAGGTCTACTGCCTCCATCGCCCGGGAGCCGATACTCGTTGTTTAGCTTGGTGACTCTTAAGTTTTCCTTAATCCTGTCTGTATAGAGTGGTGGCGCTGTGGGAGTGGTTGTCTATGGGCAGTCGCATCAGGGGCCGGCGGTCAGGGCCCCTTCCGTAATGCCCTGTCACTATTCCCGATACCAAAGGGCGAATGATTCTGCTTTTGCATCGAAGCCTTCGGTAAACATTCTTTTTCACCACTTATCTGTTGGAGTCAATCATGCAGAAACTGATGGTCGCAACTGGTTTATTTTTCGCGTCTGCAGTCGCCTGTGCTGGCGATGGAGCGCAATGGGACTATTCCGGAGCCAAGGGCCCCGGGCACTGGGGTGAACTCAGCCCGCAATTCACCGCGTGTTCCGAGGGGAGAAACCAGTCACCAATCAATCTCAGCAATTTCATCGAGTCCGACCTGAAGCCCATAGAGATTCACTACCAGGCGGGCGGGGACGAGATTCTCAACAATGGACACAGTGTTCAGGTGAACTATGCTCCCGGCAGTAAAATCTCTGTCGATGGACATGAGTTTACTCTCAAGCAGTATCACTTCCATTCCCCGAGCGAGAACCATATAAACGGCAAATCCTTCCCAATGGAAGCGCACCTGGTGCATGCCGATGGGAAGGGAAATCTCGCCGTTATCGCCGTGATGTTTGAGGAGGGTGAAGCAAACAAGGCCCTCGCCAAAGCTTGGGCCAAGATGCCCGAAAAGGCGGGTGACAGCCATGGCTTGCCTTCCAGCGTTGCGGCGGAAGATATTCTGCCTTCCTCACGGGATTACTACCGCTACAATGGCTCCCTCACCACGCCGCCCTGTTCTGAGGGGGTTGAATGGCTCGTCATGAAAGAGCCGGTGTCCGCCTCGAAAGCCCAGATAGAAAAGTTTGTACACGTAATGCACCATCCAAATAACCGCCCGATACAGATGGTGGGTGCGCGTCCGGTATTGCAGTAACCGGCCCGGTTTTTTCGTCGCAGGCGATCCCGGGACATTAAAAGTTGGCGGCGTGCTTCGACAATAAGAAGCGCGCCGCCAGCTTGTTTTCCGGAATCCGTCAGTCCAGCGGCGAGGCTGGTGGTTAAGTGCAGACAGCGAACCACTGCAGGTATTGCGCTGTGCGCGGCGTCGGTTACGAGCGGGGACCGGCCAGGTGAAATCGATCCGTATTTATTTGCTGGTCGCGCTGCTGTCCACCATCACCCTGGTCAATTTCGACTATGCGTCTCCAGACCTCGCACTGAGGCTGATTTTTAAGGACTTCAAACAGGCTCCAAGGTCCCCACTACCCCCATATCCGAAGCTTCACCTAGAAAACGCTCCCGGCGAGAGATTCACCCCCGCGTTAAGGATCACTTAATTTTACCCACCTAGACTGCCTTCTATCGAATCTCCCCACGAGTGTGTGCAATGGCATTGGAAGGCAGTCAATACCGCGAACCCCGGGACCCGGTCCGGCCGCCGGCGGCGGCTTCACACAGCTTTGAACTAACCACTGCCGGTGATGCCGGGCGCGCCGCGGTGGAGGCCTATATCGCGCAAAAGTTTGCCGCGACCTACGGCGCGCGCATCCACAGTTTCCTGCCGCAACTACTCTCGCTGCACAGGGGCGGCGTCATCGACGCGGCCCTCGGGCTGCGCCGCGCCGACAGCGGTGCCCTGTTCCTGGAACAGTACCTGGACCGGCCGGTGGAGCGGCAACTGGCCGCTGCCGCCGGGCGGCCGGTGGCACGCTCGGACATCGTCGAGATCGGCAACCTGGTTTCCACCTCCCGCGGCAGCAGCCAGATGCTGTTCCTGATGCTCGCCGAACTGTTCGCCGAAGCCCGGGTGAACTGGGCGATTTTTACCGCCACCCCGGAAGTGCATAAATTGCTGAGCAGGCTCACCGCCGACCAGATCGTTCTCTGTGTTGCCGACGGCGGACGCCTGGGTGCGCAGCTGCAAAACTGGGGCAGCTACTACGACACCTGTCCCGCGGTCACCGCGATCGATGTAACCGCCTCTCGCGAGATCCTGCTGCAGCGTCCGCTTGTTTGCGAACTGCTGCGCAACTGTGCGGCGCAGGCAAAACCTTTGGCCCGGATGTTTCTTGAGGGCAATAAATGCAACTGATCGATAGTCTGCGCCGCACTGCCGCACTGCACCCGGAGCGCCCCGCGCTGATGGGCGACAGCGTGAGCCTGACTTACGCCGGATTAATTCAGGCGGTGGATGCTACTGCGCAGCAATTGCGCGCGCGGGGCATCTCCACCCTCGGTCTCTACGCCGACAACGGCCCCAACTGGCTGTTGGTGGATCTGGCCTGCCAGGCCGCGGGCATCACCCTGGTGCCACTGCCGGGCTTTTTTTCCGCGCAGCAGCTGGCGCACACCCTACGGGCCAGTGGTATGCAGGCGCTGCTGACCGACGATTGCGAGCGCTTTACCGCGCTGGAGCAGGTGGGGGAGGCGCTGGCGGAGATCGCCGGCTTGGCGCTGATCGAGGTTGTGCAGGGGCAACTGCCGCAACTGCCGCCGCAGACCGCGAAAATCACTTTCACTTCCGGCTCCACCGGCACGCCGCGCGGTGTCTGCCTTTCCAATCAGACCCAGTTCACCACCGCGCGGGTGCTGCGCGACAGCCTGGCCGCACTGCGACCCGAGCGCCACCTGTGTGTGCTGCCGCTGGCCACGCTGCTGGAAAATGTCGCCGGCGCCTACGCCAGTTGGCTGATCGGCGGCAGCGTGATCGCCCCGGGGCTGGAGAGCCTCGGCCTGTCCGGCAGTTCGCAGTTGGATATCGCGCAGCTGTGCCGCTGCATCGATGAGCGGCAGCCGCACAGCCTGATCCTGCTGCCGCAGATGCTCAAGATGCTGGTGGAACAGAGTGAGCACAAGGGCTGGCGCCCGCCGCGCTCGCTGGTGTTTGCCGCCGTGGGCGGTGGCAAGGTATCGGCGGAACTCCCGCTGCGGGCTCGCGCGCTGGGGCTGCCGGTGTACGAGGGCTATGGCCTGTCCGAGTGCGGCTCGGTGGTGGCCCTGAACCTGCCCGCCGCCGACCGCCCCGGCAGCGCCGGGCGCCCGCTGCCGCACTGCGAGATCAAAGTGCGCGAGGGCGAAGTGCTGGTGCGCGGCCCGCGCTATCTCGGCTACCTGGACGACGCGGACGGCTGCGACGAGTGGCTGCCCACCGGCGACCTGGGGGAGCTGGACAGAGACGGCTACCTGCATATCACCGGGCGCAAAAAAAATATTCTGATCACTTCCTACGGCCGCAATATCTCCCCGGAGTGGATCGAGAGCGAAATACTGCTGACACCGCTGCTGATGCAGTGCGTGCTGCTCGGCGACGGCCGGCCTCACTGCAGCGCGTTGATTTTTCCCCGGCCGGGAACAGAGCGCGTGCATATTGAACAATGGCTGGAATCGGTCAACCGGCGCCTGCCGGATTACGCGCGCGTGCACCGCTGGGCGCCGCTGCCGGAGCCGCTGACCTTTGCCGGCGGCCTGCTCACCGCCAACGGCCGCCCGCGGCGCGATGCCATTGCCGGGCGCTATGCACAAGTCATCGAAAATCTTTATTCAGTTTAAGAGGTTACTGCCATGCAGTTTTTCGACCGGTTGCAACAGCAGACGGAAGCGGCGCGCCATTCGCTGGTGGAAATACCGCTGATTCAACGCGGCGCGCGCGGCGAACTGGGACTGGAGGAATATGTGGCCTTCCTCACCCAGGCCTACCACCACGTCAAGCACACGGTGCCGCTGCTGATGGCCTGCGGCAGCCGGCTGAATGAAAAGCAGGAGTGGCTGCGGGTCGCCATCGCCGAATACATCGAGGAGGAGACCGGCCACCAGGAGTGGATACTCAGCGATATCGCCGCCTGCGGCGCGGACGCGGAGGCGGTTCGCAACAGTGCGCCCAATCTCAGTACCGAACTGATGGTGGCCTACGCCTACGACACCATTGCACGGGGCAATCCGCTCGGTTTCTTCGGCATGGTCCACGTCCTCGAAGGTACCAGTATCCAGCTGGCGGACAGTGCCGCGGGGGCGATTCAGCGGTCCCTCGGCCTGCCGGACGCGGCGTTCAGCTACCTGCGCTCCCACGGCGCGCTGGATATCGGCCACGTGGAGTTCTTCAAGGGTTTGATGAACCGCATCGAAGCGGAGGAAGAGCGGCAGGTCATAGTGCACTGTGCGCGGGTGTTCTACCGGCTCTATGGCGATATCTTCCGCGAGCTGGACACAGTACCGCTGCCGGCGGAGGTGGCCTGAAATGGGCGGCATACCCGTGACGGTATTACTCACCGGCGCCAGCGGCGGCATCGGCTCGGCCATAGCGCGGGCGCTGGCCGAGGAGGGCCACCGGTTGATTCTGGTGGGCAGGAGCACCGGGCGGCTGCAGCAGTTGCGCGCGACACTCGCGAACAGCAACCGGCATATCGTGATAACCGCCAACCTGCTCGATGCCGCTCAGAGGGGCGCCCTGGTATCCGCCTGCGCGGCGCTGCCCGGTGGCGTGGATGTGCTGATCAATGGTGCCGGGGTCTCCACCTTCGCCGAGCTCGGCGATATTGGCGATACGGAACTGGGCGCCATGCTGCACACCAACCTGCTCGTGCCCATCGCCCTCACCCGCAACCTGCTGCCGTTGCTGCGCAACAGCGAAAACCCTGCAGTGATCAATATCGGCTCCGCCTTCGGGCATATCGGCCACCCGGGGTTCAGTGTCTACAGCGCCAGCAAATTCGGCCTGCACGGTTTTACCGAGGCGCTGCGTCGCGAGCTGAGCGACAGCTGCATCGCAGTGCACTACCTGGCGCCGCGTGCGGTGGACACCGAACTCAATACCGAGGCGGTCAACAGCCTCAACCGGGCGCTGGGCAACAAGTCCGACCCGCCGGAGATGGTGGCGCGGCAGGTGCTGAATCTGCTCGGAGAGCGACGCAGCGCCCGGCGCTTTATCGGCTGGCCGGAGCGTTTTTTCATCAAGCTGAATGCGCTCTTCCCCTCCCTGGTGGATGGGGCACTGGGCAAGAAGGTGCCCTTGATCCGCCGCTATGCCAAGCAAAACTGGGCCAGACAAAACTGCACATCAGGAGAAACCTCATGAAATTTCCCCGCACACTGAAAACCTTCTCCATGGCCCTGGCCCTGGTGGTTTCCCCGGCGCTCTGGGCCGGTCCCGCCGAGGAGACGGTTGCCGAACTGCAAAAAGCCTGGGCACAGGTCAAGTATCAGACTCCGGAGAAACAGCAGGAAGCCGCATTCGCAAAGCTTGCCGAGCAGGCGGATGCGGCCACCACAAAATTTGCCGATAGCGCTCCGGTGTGGGTGTGGAGCGGCATCATCCGCGCCTCCTACGCGGGCGCCAAGGGCGGGCTGGGCGCGCTGTCCGCGGTCAAGGCGGCAAAGGCCGACCTGGAACGGGCCGTCACCATAGACGGCAGTGCACTGGACGGCGCCGCCTACACCAGCCTCGGCTCCCTCTACTACCAGGTCCCCGGCTGGCCTTTGGGGTTCGGTGATGCTAAAAAAGCGGATGAATATCTGCGCAAGGGGCTGGAGTACGGCAGTGCGGATATAGATGCCAACTACTTTTATGCCGACTATCTTTACCACCAGAAGGACTACGACCGGGCGCTGGATTACCTGCAAAAGGCCCTGGCCGCACCTGCCGATCCGCAGCGACCGGTGGCGGACAAGGGGCGGCGCGAGGAAATCCGGACCTTGATGATCGAGGTCGAGAAAAAAATGCGATAGCCAATGCGGATACTGCTGATAGAGGACGACCAGTCGCTGGCCGATGGCATCGCCACCGCGCTGAGGCATTCCGGCTACGCCGTGGACCACACGGACAGTGGCCGCCAGGGTATCGCACTGGCGCGGGCCGCGCGGCCGGACGCGATTATCCTGGACCTGGGCCTGCCGGATATGGACGGTGTCGAGGTGCTGAAGGCGCTGCGCAACAAATCCGTCGATTCCTCGGTGCTGATCCTTACCGCGCGCGATGACCTGCCGTCGAAAATCCGCGGCCTGGACGCGGGCGCCGACGACTACCTGACCAAGCCCTTTGCCGTGGACGAGTTGCTGGCGCGGCTGCGCGCGCTGGAGCGCCGCGCCGGCCTGGGGCTCAGCGCGGAAATCCGACTGGGCGATGTCACCATCGATCTCGCCAGCCACCGGGTAACCAGGAATAGCGAAGTGATCAATCTCTCGCGCCGGGAATTCACCCTGCTGCGCGCGCTGGCGGAGCGCCCCGGGCATATCCTCAGCCGCGAACAGTTGGAGGACAAGCTCTACAGCTGGGGGGAAGAGATTTCCAGCAACGCTGTGGATGTACATATTCACAACCTGCGCAAGAAACTCTATCCGGAATTTATTCTGACCATTCGCGGTGTCGGTTACAAGTTGGGACCAAAGGCAGGGCCCTGAGTGAAATCCATCCGCATCTACCTGGTGGTTGCGCTGCTGTCCACCATCACCCTGGTCAACTTCGTCTCCGCTCTGCACGGCTATCGCGCAAGTATGGCGGAGGCACAGCAGCTGTTCGACCGCCAGCTGGCCGATACTGCCAGCCTGCTGTCAGCGATGCCCGCGTCCGCGGACAGGCCGAAGGTGGTGGAGCGGACCGGGCACCTGGCTTTCCAGGTCTGGTCGCCCGGAGGAAGGCTGTTGATGCGCTCTGCCAATGCGCCCCCTCAGCCGATCAACGCCCTGGAAGAGGGCTTTGAGAATGTCAATTTTTCCGGCCAGCGCTGGCGGGTATACAGCCACTTCTCCAGCGAGCGCAATTACTGGACCCAGGTGGCCGAGCCGGTAGGTCTGCACTTCCATCTGGCGGACAAGGTGGTGCTGGAATCGGTGATTCCCATTCTGCTGGGGCTGCCGGTCGCCGGTCTGTTGATCTGGTTCGTGGTGGGGCACGGCCTGAAGAGCCTGCACCTGCTGGCGGACGCGCTGCGCCAGAAGCGCGCCGACGACCTGAGTCCGCTGCCACTGGAGAATGCGCCGGAAGAACTGCTGCCGGTGGTGCAGTCCACGAATGCGCTGCTGGCGCGACTGCAGGCGTCGTTCGAGCGCGAGCGGCGTTTCTCCGCCGATGCCGCCCACGAGCTGCGCACACCCATCAGCGCAATCAAGGTACACACGCACAACCTGGAGCGGGAATTGAGCCAGTACCGGCTGCCGCAGTCCCCGCTTTCGCTGGCGAAGCTGCAGCGGAGCGTCGAGCGCATGGCGCACCTGGTGGAGCAGATACTGAATCTCTATCGCACCACGCCGGACCACTATCCGGCGAAGTTCGAGCCGCTGGACCTGCACGAGCTGGCGCGCGAGGTCATTGCCGAGCAGCACGCGGATTTTGCCGGCCGGGGCCAGGCGATCGAACTGACCGGCGGGGCCGCGCCACTCGAGGCGGACCGCTTCGCACTCACCATTTTGTTGAAGAACCTGTTGAACAACGCCAACAAGTACACGCCGGAAAACGGCCGTGTGGAAGTGAATACCAGGGTGGATGGCGATCGCGTAGTGTTGCGTGTGGACGACACCGGCCCCGGCATTGCCGAAGAGGAATACGGGCGCGTGTTCGAGCGCTTCTACCGGGTGGGCGGCGACCGCCACCCGGTCCCGGTTGGCGGCAGCGGCCTGGGTTTGTCGATAGTGCAGCATATTGCCCGCTTGCACCATGCGGAAATCCAGCTGGATAAATCAAAATTTGGCCGCGGCCTGTCGATTCAGGTTCGCCTGCCGGCGTCGCCCGGCTACCTTTCCCCGAAGGGAGATTCCAGTGACTGATCATCGATGCCGCGGAGTGGTGCGATTATTGGCCGTGGCCGCGCTGGCACTGTTGCCGCTGGCGGCACAGGCGGGGCGCCCGGTGTTTGAGATCGAAATACGCGGCCACCTGTTTCACCCCTCGGAATTGGTGGTGCCCGCAAATACCAAGGTGAAACTGATCGTCTACAACCGCGATCCCACTCCGGAAGAATTCGAGAGCTACGAACTCAACCGGGAAAAAGTCATCATGGGCGGCCAGCGGGCGATAGTCTTTATCGGCCCCCTGGCGCCGGGAGAATACCCGTTTTTCGGGGAATTCAATCCCAAGACGGCGCAGGGAAAAATCATCGCGCAATGAACAGGCGGAGTCAGATATGCTGTTGACCAGCGTGATTATCATTTTGCGCGAAGTGCTGGAGGCGGCGCTGCTGCTCAGCATACTGCTGGCGATGAGCCACTTCCTGCATTTGCGCCTGCGGTGGTTCTACGCCGCGCTCGCGGCGGGAGTCGCCGGATCGGTGGTCTACGGCGTGCAGCTGGCGGCCATTTCCGACGCGTTTGACGGGGTGGGCCAGGAGCTGCTTAACGCCGCATTGCAGATTGCCATCTACCTCCTGTTGCTCGTCATCGCGTCGCTGCTGGTGGTCAACTACTATACCGCCAACTACTATGCCGGCGAGCGCCACCGCGGAATACTGTCCGCCGCAATGACGGCGGCGGTTGCGATGGCGGTACTGCGCGAGGGGTCGGAAATTTTTATCTACCTGTCGGCTTTCCGCTACAGTCCGCAACCCTGGTCCGGTGTGCTGGCCGGTTCTCTGTTGGGTGCAGGGATCGGTTTCAGTGTCGGCGCGCTGTTTTACTACCTGCTGGTCGGCCTGCCACGTCGGCGTGCGCTGCTCGTCACCTGTGTGCTGCTCACCCTGGTGGCGGGCGGTATGGTTCTGCAGGCGACACAACTGTTGATCCAGGCAGACTGGCTGCCGGCGCAGGTACCGCTTTGGGACAGTTCCGCATTGGTGGCGGAGGGCTCGCTGGCCGGACAGATGATGTATGCACTGGTGGGCTACGAGGCCACACCCACTTCGTTGCAGGTGATTCTTTATACCGCCAGCGTTGCCGCAATGGCGCTGTTGCTGTTGTTAACCCGGTACCACCAGAAAAAAATCAGGACTGCCCGCGATGTATCCCAAGCTCGATGAAAGCGTTTTGAATTGCCGGTCCGCTGCCGCACTGCTGTTGCTCGGCTACACTCCCTTCGCCCTAGCCGACGGTGTGGTGGTGGACAAGGTGTACGATCCCTATGTACAGCCGCTGGAAACCGAGATCGAGTGGCGTGCCGTCGCCCTGCGCGACGACGAGGACGAATCACTGGATTCCCTGCAGCTCCACCGCCTGGGACTGGGCCGCAGCTTTTCCGATCGCTGGTTCGGGGAAGTCTATCTGATCGGCGAGCGGAATGAGGACGAGAGTTTTCGTCTGCAAGGGGTCGAGCTGGAGGCCAAGTGGCAGCTGACCGAGCAGGGGGAATACGCCGCGGACTGGGGCCTGCTGTTCGAACTGGAAAAGGAGCGCGACGGGGACGAGTGGGAGGCGGCGACGACCCTGCTTGTCGCCAGGGAGTGGGGGCGCTGGGTGGGCACCGCCAACCTGGCCGCCATCTATGAATGGGGGGACGATATCGACAATGAACTGGAGTCCCAGCTGCGCATGCAGGCCCGCTATCGCCTTTCCGAAGCCTTTGAACCCGCGGTGGAACTCTATGCCGGCCAGGACACACTGGGCATAGGTCCGGTGGCCCGGGGCCTGCAGCGATTGAGCGGCGCACGCCAGTTCTACTGGGAACTGGGGCTGATCCTGGGGGTTACCGACGAGAGCCCGGACCAGACACTGCGCCTGTTGGTCGAATACGAGTTTTACTGACGCGAGTGTTCGGGGGGGCGTTTCCCCTAATCTTATTTTCCTTATTTGTAGGAGCGGCCCATGGCCGCGATCAATCTGTGTTATTGGCAAAAGTCGCTGATTCACGCCATCCATGGCGCACACCCGCTTCGCGGCCATGGGCCCTCGACTTCGTCATGCCGGCGCAGGCCGGCATCCAGAGCTGGATCGCGGCCTGCGCCGCAATGACGATATGGGCTCGATTAATTTATGCGAAAAATATGGCTGGCGTAGGGCTGCAATTGCAGAGTGATTTTCCCCGTCTTGTTACCGGCCACCGGCGTTGCCTGCGCCGTTGAGTCCAACTGGTCCACCAACGTGTGGCTGCCGTCTTTCAATTGCCACTGGCGTAACAGCTCTCCCGGCAATTTCAGATCCAGCTCTCGGGCTGCTCCATCGAAATTAGCAATTACCAGCAGTCGTTCGCTGTCGTTCCAGCGTGCGAAGGCGAACAGCCTGTCGTCGTAGCCGGGGTTGTGTTTGCGGTTGTAGCTGTGGATCTCCATATAGCCGCCGCGCAGCGCTTCGCTGTGGGCGGAGAAGTTCA carries:
- a CDS encoding GtrA family protein, producing MSTLSTRPLRFLVSGGAATAVHFTGMGLLMTLHADAPLATAVGALLGATVNYGLQYHWTFVSQRAHQDTISVFLLVTAANWLLNLTLFTVLYQLAALPAPLAQSATTGALTLLNYRLYGKVVFT
- a CDS encoding AMP-binding protein; translation: MQLIDSLRRTAALHPERPALMGDSVSLTYAGLIQAVDATAQQLRARGISTLGLYADNGPNWLLVDLACQAAGITLVPLPGFFSAQQLAHTLRASGMQALLTDDCERFTALEQVGEALAEIAGLALIEVVQGQLPQLPPQTAKITFTSGSTGTPRGVCLSNQTQFTTARVLRDSLAALRPERHLCVLPLATLLENVAGAYASWLIGGSVIAPGLESLGLSGSSQLDIAQLCRCIDERQPHSLILLPQMLKMLVEQSEHKGWRPPRSLVFAAVGGGKVSAELPLRARALGLPVYEGYGLSECGSVVALNLPAADRPGSAGRPLPHCEIKVREGEVLVRGPRYLGYLDDADGCDEWLPTGDLGELDRDGYLHITGRKKNILITSYGRNISPEWIESEILLTPLLMQCVLLGDGRPHCSALIFPRPGTERVHIEQWLESVNRRLPDYARVHRWAPLPEPLTFAGGLLTANGRPRRDAIAGRYAQVIENLYSV
- a CDS encoding thermostable hemolysin, with amino-acid sequence MALEGSQYREPRDPVRPPAAASHSFELTTAGDAGRAAVEAYIAQKFAATYGARIHSFLPQLLSLHRGGVIDAALGLRRADSGALFLEQYLDRPVERQLAAAAGRPVARSDIVEIGNLVSTSRGSSQMLFLMLAELFAEARVNWAIFTATPEVHKLLSRLTADQIVLCVADGGRLGAQLQNWGSYYDTCPAVTAIDVTASREILLQRPLVCELLRNCAAQAKPLARMFLEGNKCN
- a CDS encoding sulfatase-like hydrolase/transferase, with translation MNPSNSSLPYFRGIPLLVWCVSFALLMLHGLPALSGAVQIGYFTAATIAQAALLALPAWLLVRGASATRPGWLRFSLLALLHLYAVGIVLAIDANYQIYALYGFYINGFVWNIISTPGGLEALGFSNSFYVSSALRVLAVAAVYAALVRWLPLARIANTRPVRAAAAVLPLVFLLQGGIYAYADHTGEQQILQSVQRIPWYSPVTAKGLLSKLGVERKRPELDGSLSRRKGKFAYPAVDAQSIVLDKPYNIVWLTSESWRADMLDPRIMPETYAFARDNVHFLNHYSGGNGTRMGMFSQFYGLHGNYWFDALPAERPPLLLETLRKNSYSLMAYTSARFSYPEFDRTVFRNFSSEQLHSDHEGDPWQRDIRNVSKLTAFINSAKQPFFSFMFFESTHANYSFPAENALETDYLEDFNYLDTDIKSQISRIKARYINASHHLDSQFARVLHALKESGRLDNTIVVITGDHGEEFMENGRWGHNSTFVEQQVKVPLVLHIPGQKARTIERMTSHVDLPITLLSAMSRLQGIDKRQVSFGHDLLDKNYRHDYLVVSDWHGSTLIAEDLKLVLSAKASDERGRFFTRNDQPLAEADAAALSRRLIGDYLRETPRFYSRRGKSGGQPPLAAP
- a CDS encoding response regulator transcription factor, coding for MRILLIEDDQSLADGIATALRHSGYAVDHTDSGRQGIALARAARPDAIILDLGLPDMDGVEVLKALRNKSVDSSVLILTARDDLPSKIRGLDAGADDYLTKPFAVDELLARLRALERRAGLGLSAEIRLGDVTIDLASHRVTRNSEVINLSRREFTLLRALAERPGHILSREQLEDKLYSWGEEISSNAVDVHIHNLRKKLYPEFILTIRGVGYKLGPKAGP
- a CDS encoding SDR family oxidoreductase, translating into MGGIPVTVLLTGASGGIGSAIARALAEEGHRLILVGRSTGRLQQLRATLANSNRHIVITANLLDAAQRGALVSACAALPGGVDVLINGAGVSTFAELGDIGDTELGAMLHTNLLVPIALTRNLLPLLRNSENPAVINIGSAFGHIGHPGFSVYSASKFGLHGFTEALRRELSDSCIAVHYLAPRAVDTELNTEAVNSLNRALGNKSDPPEMVARQVLNLLGERRSARRFIGWPERFFIKLNALFPSLVDGALGKKVPLIRRYAKQNWARQNCTSGETS
- a CDS encoding carbonic anhydrase family protein; its protein translation is MQKLMVATGLFFASAVACAGDGAQWDYSGAKGPGHWGELSPQFTACSEGRNQSPINLSNFIESDLKPIEIHYQAGGDEILNNGHSVQVNYAPGSKISVDGHEFTLKQYHFHSPSENHINGKSFPMEAHLVHADGKGNLAVIAVMFEEGEANKALAKAWAKMPEKAGDSHGLPSSVAAEDILPSSRDYYRYNGSLTTPPCSEGVEWLVMKEPVSASKAQIEKFVHVMHHPNNRPIQMVGARPVLQ
- a CDS encoding iron-containing redox enzyme family protein; protein product: MQFFDRLQQQTEAARHSLVEIPLIQRGARGELGLEEYVAFLTQAYHHVKHTVPLLMACGSRLNEKQEWLRVAIAEYIEEETGHQEWILSDIAACGADAEAVRNSAPNLSTELMVAYAYDTIARGNPLGFFGMVHVLEGTSIQLADSAAGAIQRSLGLPDAAFSYLRSHGALDIGHVEFFKGLMNRIEAEEERQVIVHCARVFYRLYGDIFRELDTVPLPAEVA